A genomic segment from Nicotiana sylvestris chromosome 1, ASM39365v2, whole genome shotgun sequence encodes:
- the LOC138891168 gene encoding uncharacterized protein, producing MASDFMDRFRFNIENAPDVFYIQNLKKKPTETFHKYANRWRSEAAKVNPNKTCAYHSGMKRHTTPKCRTLKDKIQTLIYNKVIQAKEAVPNVRNNPLPDHRADGVHVIETNEEWDLEGSIGLFEKSPIEVEVTISVPFEVEVALPVATPTPFEVEAVIPFTVTVSTIPPFNLKAIPWDYVAEARRKGKVKAKESDVAQGMTRRIYTPEHLERSSQDATTRPPVIDIGPDDLWRKVQAKKYFVIDHLNKTPAQISILSLFTNSEAHKNTLILVLSDAYALNNITGGEMDNIAGKVLESHKIIFHEDELPPEGLNHNRALHITVQFEDNFIDRVLVDGGSSLNICPLDTLKRLDKGFHEIRVESMNVKAFDGSQRATIGGINLCLQIGPTWFDVEFQVLDIPASYNLLLGRPWIHTTGAVPSTLHQAVKFKWNRHEVIIHGDGSNPIYTSQTIPAIGHKRRLRGETYHYIERVNAIEKDKW from the exons atggcatcagatttcatggaccggtttaggttcaacatagagaatgcaccggatgttttctacattcagaatcttaagaagaaacctactgagacttttcaTAAGTATGCTaatcgttggaggtcagaagcggccaag GTCAATCCTAataaaacttgtgcgtaccattctggCATGAAGAGGCACACCACTCCtaagtgccgaacattgaaggataagatccagacgctgatctataacaaggtcatacaggcaaaggaagccgtacctaatgtccgcaacaaccccctccctgatcatagagctGATGGTGTACATGTTATAGAGACGAACGAAGAATGGGACCTTGAGGGGTCGATTGGCTTGTTCGAGAAG TCACcgatcgaggttgaggtaaccatatcagttccattcgaggtagaggTGGCTCTGCCTGTAGCCACCcccactccatttgaagtagaagcgGTCAtacctttcacagtgacagtatcaaccatacCTCCATTCAACttaaaagcaataccctgggactATGTTGCTGAGGCTAGGCGAAAAGGGAAGGTCAAGGCAAAGGAATCTGACgtcgcacaaggaatgactaggagaATCTATACGCCTGAACACTTGGAAAGATCAAGCCAGGATGCCACTACCAGGCCGCCCGTCATTGATATAGGGCCAGATGAcctatggaggaaagtacaggcaaagaAGTATTTCGtcattgaccatctgaacaaaaccccagctcagatatctatcctgtcactatttacaaattcagaggcacataagaacACTTTAATTCTAGTTCTGAGCGATGCTTATGCACtcaataacatcactggcggagaaatggACAACATAGCGGGGaaagtattggaaagtcataagattatcttccacgaagatgagctaccccctgaggggctgaatcacaatcgagcattacacattacagtgcaatttgaagacaactTCATTGACAGGGTCttggttgacggaggttcaagcttaaatatttgtccattggacactttgaaaaggttggacaaaggttttcatgaaatacgggtagaaagcatgaacgtgaaagcttttgATGGATCCCAAAGAGCCACGATCGGGGGAATCAATCTTTGCTTGCAGAttgggccaacttggttcgacgtcgagtttcaggtgcttgacataccagcctcatataatcttctattgggccgGCCATGGATACATACCactggagccgtgccttccacactacatcaagctgtGAAGTTTAAATGGAACCGTCatgaggtaatcattcacggagatggaagtaaccccatttacactagtcaaaccatcccggccattggacataAAAGAAGGCtaagaggggaaacctatcattacattgaacgggtaaatgcCATTGAGAAGGATAAATGGTAG